A single Wolbachia endosymbiont (group A) of Bibio marci DNA region contains:
- the gshB gene encoding glutathione synthase gives MKVAFQMDKNINFETDTTFTLIKEAQRRGHEVFVYAPNNLALKLNHPIALAQKVTVDNCGFISKEDMAINLNEMNIVFIRQDPPFDMRYITTTYILEKTSALVINNPTEIRNCPEKLITSLFPELIPPTLITENISMIRDFYRNYKDIILKPLYSYGGNDVIRIQDENSIQVVVDLMIAKYECPVIAQSFCKNIDKDKRILLLYGQPIGVMKRVPKISGEIRTNVRLGASFEPAQMNDRDNEICNKIGPELKKRGLIFVGIDIIDDFLLEINTTSPTGVVHINKLYNISLEKDFWDVFEEKASSHQLNL, from the coding sequence ATGAAAGTTGCCTTTCAGATGGATAAAAATATAAATTTTGAAACTGACACTACATTTACATTGATAAAAGAAGCACAAAGGAGGGGGCATGAAGTTTTTGTCTATGCTCCTAACAATTTAGCACTAAAGCTAAACCATCCAATTGCTTTAGCCCAGAAAGTTACAGTTGATAATTGTGGATTCATTTCTAAAGAAGATATGGCAATCAACTTGAATGAAATGAACATCGTATTTATCAGACAGGATCCACCCTTTGATATGCGTTATATTACAACAACATATATCTTAGAAAAAACTAGCGCATTGGTAATTAACAACCCAACAGAAATAAGAAATTGTCCTGAAAAATTGATAACTTCATTATTTCCAGAGTTAATTCCGCCGACTTTGATTACTGAAAATATATCAATGATTAGAGATTTTTACCGCAACTATAAAGATATTATTCTGAAGCCATTGTATAGTTATGGAGGAAACGATGTGATAAGAATACAAGACGAGAATAGTATTCAAGTAGTAGTGGATCTCATGATAGCAAAATATGAATGTCCTGTAATTGCGCAATCATTTTGTAAAAACATAGATAAAGATAAAAGAATATTGCTACTTTATGGTCAACCAATTGGTGTAATGAAACGAGTTCCAAAGATTAGTGGAGAGATTAGGACAAATGTGCGGCTCGGAGCAAGTTTTGAGCCCGCTCAAATGAACGATAGGGACAATGAAATATGTAACAAAATTGGTCCTGAATTAAAGAAAAGAGGGCTAATATTTGTTGGTATTGATATTATAGATGACTTCCTGCTCGAAATTAACACAACTTCACCCACGGGAGTAGTTCATATCAATAAATTGTATAATATATCGCTAGAAAAAGATTTTTGGGACGTGTTTGAAGAAAAAGCAAGCAGCCATCAACTAAACTTGTGA
- a CDS encoding BON domain-containing protein, translated as MRLITSFLLAIFLITQSGCTTLIIGGVVATATATAITMQDKSLGNIIDDTTMVIRINKGLLKHGLFSSIKVKVSEGRVLLIGSVDTPEKQLTAEKIAWQQKEIKEVINEIRVIPIQMASMLDTTVDGMITAEIRTRLLGKRNIKSINYSVNTVDRVVYLMGIAQNKAELKAVIAIARKVKGVKQVVSYVRYRYSKLRH; from the coding sequence ATGAGATTAATAACAAGCTTCTTACTCGCAATTTTTTTGATTACACAAAGTGGTTGCACAACCCTTATAATAGGTGGTGTGGTGGCTACAGCGACAGCAACAGCAATAACAATGCAGGATAAATCCTTGGGAAATATCATTGATGATACGACTATGGTCATCAGAATTAATAAGGGACTCTTAAAGCATGGACTATTTTCATCCATAAAGGTTAAAGTAAGTGAAGGAAGAGTATTGCTCATTGGAAGTGTTGACACTCCTGAAAAACAACTTACAGCAGAAAAAATAGCTTGGCAGCAAAAAGAAATTAAAGAAGTGATAAATGAAATAAGAGTAATACCAATTCAAATGGCTTCCATGCTAGACACCACTGTAGATGGCATGATAACAGCGGAAATAAGAACAAGACTTCTGGGAAAAAGAAATATTAAGTCAATTAATTATAGCGTTAATACGGTTGATAGAGTTGTTTATTTGATGGGTATAGCCCAAAATAAAGCAGAATTAAAAGCTGTAATAGCAATTGCAAGAAAAGTAAAGGGAGTAAAACAAGTTGTAAGTTATGTACGATATAGGTACAGTAAATTACGCCATTAG